The genomic segment GTGATCTTGTCCAGGACCAGACCGGCCTTGGTCGTGTAGTGCCAGCACATCCGCCAGGTCGTGCCGCCCGAGAGCTTCTTCTCGATCGTGTAGGCCGCGCTGCAGGGTGCCGCCTGCGGTGCGGAGGGCGCCCGCGGCGCGGTGCCGGCCGCGTTGGCCACCGGGCCGGCGGCGGCCGCGGTACCGCCCACCAGGGCCGTCAGGGCGAGGGCCGCCCGGGCGCGCTTCCGGGCAGGGCTGGGTCGTCGTGTCGACATGCGTGATGACTGCTTTCTGGTCTGCCGGGGCCGGCCGGGCACCCGGTGAAGTCGGTGAAGGGGGAGGCGGGGAGGTCAGCCGATCCGGCTCACGGTGCCGGCGCTGAGGTCGATCACCAGATGCCGGACGTCGATCCACGGGCCGTCCGTGACCTTGGTGAACAGCCGCACGCAGCGGTGCTCCCCGCAGGCGCGCACCCGGTCCGGCCCCGCGTTCTCCCCGTCCACCCGGTAGATCATCGCGGTGGTGGTGAGCTGTCCCGGCCCGGTGAGCGCCTTGCCGGTGGCCGCCTTGTAGTCCTGCTTCAGCCCCGCGCCGAGCGGGTCCGCCAGCAGCACCTCGGCGGCCTCCACGGCCTCCGCGCGGGTGGGCGGCGGCTGCTCGCCCTCGCGGGTCTCCGTCTTCTCGACCTCTCCGGTCGACAGGTTGACGGTCTTCAGGACGAGCTGGTCGTCCTTGTAGTCGTAGAACGACACCTCCGCGCGGCGCGGCGGTGCCGCGTCGTCCACCTCCGACGGCTTCAGCTCGACGAGATCCGTGCCGAGCACCTCCGGGCCCCGGTCGCCCTCCACGTCCTCGCTGCCCGAGCGGAGCCCCGGCGTGAGGGCCAGGCGCTCCACGCGCCGCAGCTCGTCCGTCGTCAGCCCGTCCCGGCCCACGCCCCGCTCGCCCGCGGGCGGCTCCTCCTCGACCGCACCCGCCGGCTGCCGGCCGGCCGTGTCCGCCGCCCGGCCGGCGTTCTCCCCGCCGGGCCTCTCCTCCGCCCCGGCGCCGGTCTCCGCGCCGTCGGAGGCCCCCGCGCTGCCCGGCAGCGTCACGGCGACCGCGATCGCCGTACCGCTCACCGCGATGGCCGCACCCGCCAACAACTTCCCCACCCGGCGGTGCATCAACGTCCCCACTCGTGCTCCCCATCCCCGTACGTCTCCCCTCGCGCCGAAGTGCGCGACTGGGCAGGAGGACGCCGTGACGGCGAGCGGGGTTCAGCGCCGTTCCCCTCGTTGCGCGTTACGGCGGCGGCTCCGGGCCCTTCGGGCAACGCCCCTGGCCCGCGGGGCAGTTCACGGGTGGCGGCAGGGGGAGCGGGCAGGGCGGCGGGCCGGGACGGGACCGTGCCGCACGCATCCGGCCGGGTGGGGTCCCCGGCCGATGCGTTCCGGCACCCCGGGCGGTCCGGCGGAACGGCACGGACATGCGTGCGGAAACCGAAACGGGAAGGGTAGCGGCGCCGGCCGGTGGCGGAGCGGTTTGACGTGCCTCCGGAAGGGACACCCGCACCGCCATGACGAGCGGACTGCTGAAAGGCGCCCTGGCCGGCGCCGCCGGAACAACCGCCCTGAACGCCGCCACCTACGGGGACATGGTCCTGCGGGCCCGTCCCGCGAGCTCGGTGCCGGAACGCGCCGTCGACGACCTCGCGCAGCGGGCCGGCCACCCGGTCCCGGGCCGGGGCGAGGACCGGGACAACCGGCTCTCCGGGCTGGGCGCCCTCTCCGGGATCGCGGTGGGCGTCGGGACCGGCGCCGCGCTCGGCGTGCTGCGCCGGGCCGGGCTGCGGCTCCCGCTGTGGCTCGGCGGGGCCGCCGCGGGGGTGCTGGCCATGGCGGCCACCGACCTGCCGATGGCCCGGCTCGGTGTGACCAGTGATCCCCGCACCTGGTCGGCCCCGGACTGGGTGAGCGACCTCGTCCCGCACCTCGTGTACGGCTATGTCACCGGCGCGGCTCTGGAGGCGATGGACCCGGACGGCCCCTGAGAGCCCGGGAGCCCGGAAACCGGAGGTCGGGAGCCGGAGCCCGGGAACCGGAGGGCGGGCGGGAGCCGGAGGGCGACCCGGGACGGGCCCGGCCGGGGGATGCCCCGGCCGGGCCCGTCCCGGCTACACGGCGGGCCGGCGAGAGCCGTCAGGTGCCGGTGAGCCCGGCCCGCTGGAGGATGGCCCGGGCCTCATCCGCCTTCCCGCCCCGCACGACGACGTCGTAGCGGGAGGCGACCAGTCGCCGGGTGGACGCGAAGTCACGGCGCCCGCCGGTCGCGGCGTGCCCGACGAAACCGAAGACGGCACCCCAGGCCGCGCCGATGAGGACACCGCCCAGGATCAGCCCGAGCCAGACCGGCCCGGTGGTGAAGAGCCCCACGAGCAGTCCGATCAGCAGACCGAACCAGGCACCGCCCGCCGCTCCCGCGGCCGCCGCGCGCCCCTTGGTGAGGCGGCCGGTGACGTGTTCCACCAGGCGCAGCCCCGACCCGACGATGTCGATGTGCTCCACGGGGAACTTCTCGTCGGAGAGCCGGTCGACCGCGGCCTGGGCCTCCTCGTATGCGTCGTAGCTCGCCACCGTGTTCCATGCGGCGCTGATCGGGTCCAGTGGCCGTGCATCGGTCTCGGACATCACGACCCCCTTTCGGTGCAGAGGTTTCGGTACAGGGGTGTACGGAGGTGAGGTCATGCTCCGGGTGCCCGGCGGGCCGGGGACTACGCACCGCACGCCCGGCCGGTACGGGGCGTGTCCCCCGTGCCTCCGGCGGACGGCCGGGCCGGGGCGCGGTGCGCGGGCACGCGGGTGTGCGGGTGCGCGGCGGGCCGGAAGGAGGCCCGGGGTGCCGCGCGACGGACCGGCGCGGGTATGTTGACCGGCACCCGCACCCCAGGAGAGCCGCCCCGCCATGCCGTCCGACCGCCCGCGCCTGCTCTACGTCACCGACCCCGCCTACCCCGCGCGCGGCCGCCGCTACGGCGACGAGGACCTCGCCCTCTCCGCGCGGCTCCGGGAGGACTTCACCGTCGCCCTGTGCCACCCGCTGGACGCGGCGGACCTCATGGCCGCCTTCGACGCCGTACTGATCCGCAACAGCGGACCCGTCACCCACTACCAGGCCGCCTTCGACGCCTTCCGCGACCGGGCCCTGGCCGGCGGTGTGCGCGTCCAGCCGCCGCTGACCGGCCGGGGGGACATGGCGGGCAAGGGGTATCTGGCCGAGCTGAGCGCCGCCGGATACCCGGTGATCCCGACCGCGGCCCGCCGCGAGGACCTGGCGGCGCTGCCCGCGGCGGACGAGTACGCCGTCAAGCCGCTGCGCGGCGCCGACTCGCACGGCCTGGTCTTCCTCACCCCGGACCGGCTGGGGGAGGTCCGCTTCGGTGACGTCCTCGTCCAGCCGCGCATCCGCTTCCGGTACGAGGTGTCCTTCTACTTCGTCGACCGCGTCTTCCAGTACGCCCTGTACGCGCCCCGCCCCGGGGAGCGCTGGCGGCTGGAGCCCTACGAGGCGGGCCCGGAGGACCTGCGGTTCGCCCGCCGCTTCGTGGAGTGGAACCCCGCGGACCACGGCGTCCAGCGGGTCGACGCCTGCCGCACCGCGGACGGGGAGCTGCTGCTCGTCGAACTGGAGGACCTCAACCCGTATCTCTCCCTGGACCTGGTCGACGAGGACACCCGCGAGCGCTTCGTCGCCGCGCTCAAGAAGTCCCTGCACCGGCTGGCCGCCACGGAACCGGCGGAGCCGACCGGTGCGGTGGGGCGGGGCGGTTCCGCGGCGTAGGGCCCCGCGTCCGGACCGGCTGCCTGAATTCCGCCCCGGCGCCCGGCTCAGTCGCCGGCCGGCCGGACCGGTACGACGGCGACCGGGCAGACGGCGGTGTGCAGCACCTCCGCGCTCACGGACCCCAGCAGCGCCCGCCGCACCCCGGTACGGCCGTGGGAGCCGACGACCACCAGCTCCGCGTCGTGCGACGCCTCCGCCAGCGCGGTGGCGGGCCGCCCGGCGACATGGCGCGTGGTGACCGTGACGTTGGGGTACTCGTGCCGCCAGGCCGTGGCCAGATCCTCCAGGCCGCCCGGTGCCCGGGCCGGGGACTCCCGGCCCTCCTCTTCCGGCGCGGCGGGCGCGGCGGGTTCCGCGGCAGGCGGCCGCGGCCGGGGGCCCGCGCCCAGCAGGGTCAGCTCCGCCTCCCGCAGCGCGGCCTCCGCGAAGGCGAAGCGCAGCGGCTCGGCCGGCAGGTCGGCCGTGTCCACGCCGACGACGACGCGGTGCGGGGGTCGGGCCGCGGTCCGCCCCGGCCGTACGACGATCACCGGGCACTCGGCGTGCGTCGCCACCTGCCAGCTCACCGAGCCCAGCGGCAGCCGGGGGAAGCCGCCGGTGCCCCGGTGCCCGACGACCACCAGCGACACCCGCGCGGAGCGGTCGACCAGCGCCGCGGCCGGGCGTCCCGCGAACGGCTCCGCCACCACGTTCAGCCCCGGGTGCTCGGCGTGCGCCTGCGCGGTGAACGGCGCCAGCACGGCCGCGGCCTGCGCCTGGGGGGCGGTGACCTCCCGGTAGACCTCGGCCGCGCCGGCCGGCAGCGGCCACTCCACGGCGTGCAGGATGTGCAGCGGCTGGCCCCGGCGCGCCGCCTCCGCCGCCGCGTGCCGTACCACGATCTGCTGGTCGTGCGCGTCGTCGACGCCCACGAGGACGGGGCCCGGCCCGGTGTCCCCGGGCGCCGGATCCTGCTGCACCATGGCGGCTCCCTCGCGCGAACGGGTGGCGCCCGGCCGGGAGCTGCGCGGCCCGCCGGCGGACGCCGTACCGGTATCCCCGGCACCCGTTCCGTAAACGCGGGGCTCGGAGGCCGTCCGGGGGCGGGTGTGCGGGCCGGGACACCGGGAAGGGCTCCGACTGTCCCCGGAACATCGCGACACCGCTGAGGAGAAGAGCAATGGAGTACGCCCGCACCATCACCCTGGACCTCCCCTACGACCAGGCCGTTCCCCGGGTGAAGGAGGCGTTCGCGGAGCAGGGGTTCGGCACGCTCACCGAGATCGACGTCCGCGCGACGCTCAAGAACAAGATCGGCGAGGACATCGAGGACTACGTCATCCTCGGCGCCTGCAACCCGCACCTCGCCCACCGGGCCCTGGACATCGAGCGGGAGATCGGCCTGCTGCTGCCCTGCAACGTCGTGGTGCGCGCCGCGGGGGACGGGACGACCCTGGTCCAGGCGCTGGACCCGGGGGTCATGGTCAGTGTGCCGGGCCGGCCGGAGATGGAGCCGGTGGCGGAGGAGGCCGGCCGGCGCATCCAGGCCGCTCTGGACGCCCTGAAGGGCTGACGCCCGGCGGCCCGGCGGCCCGATCCGGGGTGCCGGGCCCGCGCGGCCGGACGACCGGGTCCCCCGGGCACGGAACCGGCCGGGGTCCCGGAGAGACCGTTCTCTCCGGGACCCCGGCCGGTTCCGCTGTGCGCGGGCGCCGTGGGCCGTCCGCCGAGGGGGCGCGGTCAGGCGAGAGCGAGGAAGAGCTTCTCCAGTTCCTGCTCGCTCATCGGGGGCGTGTCCTCGTCGGCCGCCGCCATGCACTGCCGCATGCCGCTGGCCACGATCTTGAACCCGGCCCGGTCCAGTGCGCGGGACACGGCGGCGAGCTGGGTCACGACATCCTTGCAGTCACGCCCGGCCTCGATCATGGCGATCACGCCTGCCAGCTGTCCCTGGGCGCGGCGCAGACGGTTGAGCACCGCGCCGACAGCTTCCTCGTCCACCTGCATTCGGACGCCTCCTTCATACCGGTTGTTCATGGTACCCGGGCTGGTATGGGCCCGGGCGCGGTGTCCGGCTGCCGGACGGCGGCACCCGGGCGGGACGGGGGAGGGAGTGACTCCGGGCCGGGGGCGGGCTTCCTGCCACCGGTGCCGATGGCGTACCGTGGCCGCCCTCGCATACCCCATTGGGTATGGGGAACGCGGTTCCGTGCCGGAACATTCCCGGGCCTGCCCGCGGGCGGTGCCGGGAGGGCGCCCGCCGCCCCCGGCGGGGCCTGTCCGGGCTGTGGTGCCGCGGCTCCGGAAGGGGGCGCCGGATCCCCCCGGGGAGGGCTCGGCGCGGGCCCTTCCGCGTCCCGGGAAATACGGGCGGGGGTATAGGGTGTTGTGGCGGACATACCCCCCTAGGTATTTGAGGAAGCAGGAGGAGCGCATGTACTTCGTCGAGACTCTGGCCCTGGAAGGTCTGGGTAACCGCAGCTACCTGGCCGGCGGGCGGACCGCCGCCGTGGCCGTGGACCCGCCCCGCGACATCGACCAGGTTCTCGCCGCGGCCACCCGCCGCGGAGTGCGCATCACCCACGTCGTGGAGACCCACATCCACAACGACTACGTGACCGGCGGCCTGCAGCTCGCCCGCCTCACCGGAGCCCGCTACCTGGTGCCCGCCGGAGCGAACGTCTCGTTCTCCCGCGTCCCCGTCGCCGACGGCGACACCGCGGAGCTGGAGGAGGGCGTCGCCGTACGGGCGGTCGCAACCCCCGGCCACACCCCCCACCACACCTCCTACGTCCTGGAGGACGGCGGGGTACCGGTGGCCGCCTTCACCGGCGGTTCCCTGCTGATCGGCACCGTCGGCCGCCCCGACCTCGTCGAGCCCCGGCTCACCGAGGAGCTGGCCCGCGCGCAGCACGCCTCCGCGCACCGGCTGGCCGAGCTCCCCGACGAGGTGAAGGTGCTGCCCACCCACGGCTTCGGGAGCTTCTGCTCCTCCTCGCAGGCCGAGGGCGAGTCCACCACCATCGGCCGGGAGAAGACCGGCAACGACGCCCTGACCAAGGACGTCGACACCTTCGTCGCCGACATGCTGGCCGGCCTGGACGCCGTCCCCGCCTACTACACGCACATGGGCCCG from the Streptomyces xinghaiensis S187 genome contains:
- a CDS encoding MBL fold metallo-hydrolase translates to MYFVETLALEGLGNRSYLAGGRTAAVAVDPPRDIDQVLAAATRRGVRITHVVETHIHNDYVTGGLQLARLTGARYLVPAGANVSFSRVPVADGDTAELEEGVAVRAVATPGHTPHHTSYVLEDGGVPVAAFTGGSLLIGTVGRPDLVEPRLTEELARAQHASAHRLAELPDEVKVLPTHGFGSFCSSSQAEGESTTIGREKTGNDALTKDVDTFVADMLAGLDAVPAYYTHMGPANAEGPGPVDLTAPRRADAAEIAARLAAGEWVVDLRNRVAFAEGHVAGAFNFELEGQLATYLAWLIPWGKPVTLLAETPEQITAAQRELVRVGIDRPAAAATGTPAEWVENPEALRSFRRSDFATLAKEIGRGAETVVLDVRRDSERAGARIRGSVHIPIHELHGRLGEIPEGTVWVHCAGGMRAGIAASMLDAMGREVVAVDDSFDKAGEEGLVENG
- a CDS encoding metal-sensitive transcriptional regulator, coding for MQVDEEAVGAVLNRLRRAQGQLAGVIAMIEAGRDCKDVVTQLAAVSRALDRAGFKIVASGMRQCMAAADEDTPPMSEQELEKLFLALA
- a CDS encoding Tat pathway signal sequence domain protein, whose amino-acid sequence is MGTLMHRRVGKLLAGAAIAVSGTAIAVAVTLPGSAGASDGAETGAGAEERPGGENAGRAADTAGRQPAGAVEEEPPAGERGVGRDGLTTDELRRVERLALTPGLRSGSEDVEGDRGPEVLGTDLVELKPSEVDDAAPPRRAEVSFYDYKDDQLVLKTVNLSTGEVEKTETREGEQPPPTRAEAVEAAEVLLADPLGAGLKQDYKAATGKALTGPGQLTTTAMIYRVDGENAGPDRVRACGEHRCVRLFTKVTDGPWIDVRHLVIDLSAGTVSRIG
- a CDS encoding universal stress protein, giving the protein MVQQDPAPGDTGPGPVLVGVDDAHDQQIVVRHAAAEAARRGQPLHILHAVEWPLPAGAAEVYREVTAPQAQAAAVLAPFTAQAHAEHPGLNVVAEPFAGRPAAALVDRSARVSLVVVGHRGTGGFPRLPLGSVSWQVATHAECPVIVVRPGRTAARPPHRVVVGVDTADLPAEPLRFAFAEAALREAELTLLGAGPRPRPPAAEPAAPAAPEEEGRESPARAPGGLEDLATAWRHEYPNVTVTTRHVAGRPATALAEASHDAELVVVGSHGRTGVRRALLGSVSAEVLHTAVCPVAVVPVRPAGD
- a CDS encoding DUF302 domain-containing protein, whose product is MEYARTITLDLPYDQAVPRVKEAFAEQGFGTLTEIDVRATLKNKIGEDIEDYVILGACNPHLAHRALDIEREIGLLLPCNVVVRAAGDGTTLVQALDPGVMVSVPGRPEMEPVAEEAGRRIQAALDALKG
- a CDS encoding general stress protein, whose protein sequence is MSETDARPLDPISAAWNTVASYDAYEEAQAAVDRLSDEKFPVEHIDIVGSGLRLVEHVTGRLTKGRAAAAGAAGGAWFGLLIGLLVGLFTTGPVWLGLILGGVLIGAAWGAVFGFVGHAATGGRRDFASTRRLVASRYDVVVRGGKADEARAILQRAGLTGT